The sequence GACGACAGCGATTCGATGCCAGAGGTTGTTCGCGAGATTGGTAGTTCCCTGGATGGATGTGTTTGCACCTGTTGAGTAGTTGCCGACCTCGAACAACGCCTTGCCATCTTGAAGCACAAACTGGAACCACGGGATACCCGGTTCTCCATCTGCCATGGCTTTAACGACTAATCCGGCATAGTTCCCGATGGTCGAAGGGCAACGAAGCCAGAGCTCAATTGTGAAATCTTGCCCTGCAGGAAAGGCCAGCGATGCCGAATTGGGAATGACAACTTTGCTGGTGGTTCCGTCGAACGAAAATGCGCTATTCGCATTTCCAAGTCGATCTGCCACAAGTGTGGCGTTTGTGGCGGTGCCATTATTCAGGTTGCCGGAAGCATCGTCGGCAGTACCGTTAAACGGAAAATAGGCTACCAATCCGGATTGGGCGTTTGCGTTGCGGATGGGAAATAGGCAACAAAGGAAAAGGGCAAGAAATGCGGTCTTTTTGTTCACTCGAATTCTCCTTCTTTGTGAAGAACTTGAATCAGAGGACTAGCTACCCTCTGATTCCTTGCACTGAAGGAGTAAAGATGAAAACCGACGAGATATTTTTTGGGGGTCAATGAGAGAGAACTCTGGTTGGAGTTCGGGCCCAGGCTCGACCATCAAAATATTCGGTCTTTTTCCGCATGTTCTCGAGGTAGATCCAATCTGTCGCGAGGTACTTGACGGTCCCGCGTTCTCTCAGCGATTTTAGAAGAGAAATCACCGGCGAGGTCGGGTTGATTGAATTGAGTTTCAGATCAGGTCCGAAAGCAAGATGGAAGGAATAGAATTGGTCTCCGATGGAGTACCTCAGAGCGATTCTAAGCACTGAGTCATTACGACTTGTATCAAAGATCGGAATTGGATTTTGCCCTGAGATCTCGCTGATTTCCTTGTTTTCAGGAAGTCGCAGGTAATACTGTTCCGCATGCGACGCAGGGAATCCGAATCCTCGAGTTGCCTGTGACTCGCTTTTGCCCTCGATGCCGAACGGATCCAGAACGGCTACAAAGGAAAAAGGACTTGATATGTTCTCGTTGACGTCATTCGTTCCGCCGATGATGAGGGAAGATTTGCCATGCACTCCCAGAGTGAGCGTGTCCAGGATGGAAAACTGACCAAAATGATAGTACTCGCCCAGGATTTGACCACTGTCATTGATACGTACAATCTTTGAGGGAGAATTTGTGTTGGTACCCTCAACAAAGGTTTCCAGCGAACCGGTCTTGGGGTTTTGAAGGGTTACGAAATACCGGAGGCGAAATGGACGGTCGTATACCCTCTCATTGAAATGTACAATCTCATTATGAGGATCGAGACTCCAGACGATTGAAAGGTTGTCATCAATAACCCGAAGCACATTGCCTCCGGCAAAAGGCGGGACTGGCAATGTCGTGATAATGACTTTGCTCCCGTCACCGCGAAGATCTATCAAGTTCAACCGATGTGAGAAAACGTCGAGCTTGTCCAGGACATCTTTGTTGGTGGGGATTTTGAGAGAGACTTCATTCTTCGAATCGAGTATCTCGATAGTGGAGCTGCCAGAATTCGGATTTATTGAAGAAAACTTGGCGGATCTTGCTCCTGGATAGACCAAGCTCAGGATCAGGAGCAAAGAGGTCAAAGCTCCGATTGTCGACGAAAACGAAATCGCTGGATGGCGCACAGCGAACGCTGCCGCTCTTTGCCATAGGCCGAGAGGCGAGTATGCAGGATACTTTCTTGTCGGTGGTATGCTGATTGTCGGGAATGCTACACTCGAGTTCGATTTCGGAATGACGGCAAGACGACTACCGATGGAATGGTCCAGATGTGCTTCGAATGTTCTGAGCTCGTTCTCAAGCCTTGTGACTGTCTCTCTGCATCCGGTGCATGTATGGACGTGCCTCTCTATCTGGTCGCGCATCGAGGCCACTTCTGGAGCGCGTGCCGCGAAGAGATGAAGCGTATGATCATCAGGGTGCCACATGGTTAACCATATTTCCTTTCAGTCCAGCATCCGAAGTGAAAAGAAGCAATTGAATCGGCCCCGGGCGGTTAGATCTGCACCGTGGCGGCCGGAGATCAGATCCGTTTCATCATTCCTGCGCACGTCTTCTTGCATTTCCGTGCCAAGTATTCAAGTGTAGCTTTGTGGTACTGGCGGTATTCAGCTTTCGATAACCCGGGATGGAACTCTACCAAAACGGAATACAGGGAATCAGGATCGCCGTCAGTTCCGGCCATGAGTCTCTCGAGATACTTCTCTATGGAACTGAAATAACAGTCGTACAAATGTGCACTTACCTTACCTTTTGCGACATATCTCTGTCGAGCGCTTCTGCTCACTTGGGAACAGGATTCACGGATGATTGTCTTGAGATCGCCGGTCCGAAGATTCTGCGATTCCTCCTGGATTTCGTCTTCAGGGATGTCACAGACACAAATGTGCTTTCGGAAAACCTGCGCAACGCTCACCAGCGGAATAGTCCGCTGATACTCATTCGTCTCAACCATGATTTGGGCGAGGTGAGACATTAGGCTCCGGATGTCAGACGTTGCAGAGGGGATAGCCGCAATTTTCCCCTCGAGGACTTCTTGTGGCATTTCAGGGAGATGCCGGCAAGCATCCACATCAGCAGCTGCGATGTAGTTGTCTCCAAACCGCGATGCAATGCTCAGGATTGGACTGGTCTTGATGTAGATCTTGATGTTGCGGATAATCTTCCCGAGTGTCGGGTCGCACTCGTTGTAAATGCGAAATAGCCCGTTGTTGACTGCGTAAGAGACTAATGTCCGCAGTTGAACAAGAATTGCTTCGGGGCTCAAACCTTCTGTTTCGATATCCGTAAAGAACGACCGTAAACGTGAGGGGACTTCATCATCACTCCGCCGAATGAATAAATCTGCAACACAATCGGCCGCGATATCTTCGTGTGAAAGTCCGAGGTGGAACTGATTAGCAGAGTTTCTAATGATGCGGTACGAGATCAGAGTTGTTGCCAGAGAAGTGCAAATCTCTGCCAATTGCTCCGTGTCACGGGAAGAACAATGGCCTTGCTTGATCGCCGTGATGATTTCGGGGAGGCGCGATATTAAAATCTTGCTTCGGTGCATGTTGGCGATGGAACAGGGGGAATATGGTAGGAAAAGCGTTGGGTATCAACGTATTTTAGAAAATCCGCTCTCCGTCTAAGATTTGTCCGAATCCTAGAATGTGGTTCATCCGTACCGGAGCAGCCAAAGCGCCAGACAATCTGCATGACGGGTCATTTGCAAATGCGAATTCTATCCGTTCGACATTGGTTGGAGTTATGAGCACGAGGGGTTGAATACAACCAATCGGGGTGACCTTTGCGCCACCCCGACATGCTGAACAGCCTAAGCAGCCTTGGTTTGTGAATTGTGTGGCAATTGAGAGCGCTTAGCTGCAATGGCATCAGTGATCTGCTTCGCCTGATCCTCTGTGAGTTTCTTGGTGCTGAGCCCTTTCTGCCGGCTCTGATCGATTGAATCCAGGCGCTCTATCGTAGCAGCCTTCTGGATCGCGTCGAGCATCGCCTTCGTTTCCTTCTCGCCCGTCAAGAACCCGGATTCATTGAAAATAGGAGTCTGGGCCGGGGCAGCGGCGTTTGTAGCCGGCAATAGTTGCTGGCCTCGGTCGAGCCACTCGAGAATCTGCTTTCCGATCTTCTCATCCGGTTTCGATACCATTCTTCCGTCAAAGAGGCTTGACCGATCTTTCGTGGATTGGGCGTTGTGATTAAGGTCGAGATCGAAAACAAGGTCAAGTCGAGTAGGTCGGAACCATTGCTGGTTCTTTCCCCTCTAAGAACCGTACGTGAGAGTTTCCCCTCATACGGCTCAAGCCTTTCGTAAGCCCATCTTGCGAGGAGCCGGTTTCACAACTGTGATTCCTTGGCTATGAACTTGCCTGTGGCAGTTTGGATGCAAAAGAACACGGTTGGAGTTTTCGTCCGACCCGCCTTCAGATTTGGGGATAATGTGGTGGCTATGCCAATCTACAACATCCTGCCACTCGACTATTCCCGTAATCTTCTGTTGGCAAACGGGACATGTCCCGTTCTGTTCTCTCCAGAGAGCGACGAGTTTCTTCTGCCTGACCACTGAGCCTCTGACCTTGAGATCAAGTCGCTTCTCAAAATACTCTTCCCATTTTGGATCGAAGGGGTTGGCGCTGGTATGAATCCATGGATGCCTGATGATTTTCACATCCATTGTATTCATCAGATTGAAGTACTTGTTGTTGCTCTGTGGTACTCCAAAGTTCCAGTCCCTTCTCCCGTTATGGTGGTAGTATTTGTCTTTGACCCATTGTGCAGTTTTGAGAGGGTGTCTTCTCATTGCCCATCGCCACGTCGTTTGCCAGAGCCAGTGCTGAATACCCTTGAAGGTCTTGCCAGAGCAGGCGTGCCTGTGATAGTTGGTCCACCCGATTATGATCGGGTTAACTTCTCGTATCAAGGTGATCTGAGTGGCAGTTGCCAGTTCATCGACCTTCGCTTTGATTTCTCTCTTGAAGCCAGATACGCTCCTCTGGGAAGGCCTTATCAACAGCTTCCCTTTGTATTTGCGTATGTTCTGACCGAGAAAGTCAAAGCCCTCATCGATATGAGTGATTTTGGTCTTCTCTTTGGAGAGGACCAAACCCCGCTCCGCTAGGAATGCTTCTACAAGCGGCCTGACTTCATTCTCCAGGAGTTCTTTGGATTCTCCCGTTATAACGAAGTCATCGGCATACCGGATAAAGTTGACTCTTGGATTTACCCACCGTTGTTTTCCGGTTCCATATAGGTTCTTCCCATGGAATCGTTTTGCCAACAGCGATTGCAGTGAGTCCAAGGTCATGTTGGCCAAGACTGGGGAAATTATCCCTCCCTGTGGTGTACCTGCTTTGGTTGGGAATAACTTCCTGTCTTCAATGTATCCAGCTTTCAACCATTTTCGAAGGAGCCCTTTGTCTGTACAAATGTGAGCACTCATCCAATCATGGTTGATATTGTCAAAGCATCCTTTGATGTCTCCCTCCATTACCCACTGCGCCGCGCTTCTCATGCTCAAAGCTTTGAAGCACTGCTCAATAGCGTCATGGCACGACCTTTCCTTCCTGAAACCGAAGGAGTTGTGGTCGGCGGTCGTTTCGGCGACAGGTTCAAGCGCCAGCAGATACAGCGCCTGCATGGCTCTGTCCTTCATCGTCGGAATACCGAGTGGACGTCTCTTACCGTTTGCTTTCGGGATATAGACCCGTCTCAGAGGTTGCGGCTTGTACCCATGCCGTCTGAGAGACTGTATGGCTTTGGTTTTCGAATTAGGAGTTGACCAAACTTCTTTGTCAACCCCCGGCGTGTTCTTGCCTTGGTTTTCGGTCACTCGTCTGACGGCAATTGCTTTTCCGCTGAACGAGTGGGTCAGCAGATGTTGGAGAGCTTTCACCTTCCCCCATCTGCCTCCCTGTGTTGCCTTCACGATGCGTGCTTGCAGCCTCCTTACGTTTCCGTAGCATATGGCCCAATCGATCTCGTGCCATTCCACGTCTGTAGGAGGCGCACAAACTGTCGCTTGATTGCATACCTGCGCAGTCATCATTTGCTTTCCTCCTTTCAAGAGGTTCTGTAGGCTTTCTCGTGTTGAAAGACCAGTCGGAAGTCTGCCCGCTTTCGCGTGAGGTGACATTCAAACCTCTATCTGGCCAGTGAAACTGTTTTGCCTTTCGGTTGCCAGCATTCGCTTTTTCCGACATCCCATGCCCGCATCTCCGTGGGCTACCCTTGCGGGTCGCTGTCCTGATGATTCAACTTAGGAGAGATTCGGGTTTTCCTTGTTCCGCGTAAACAACATGATGGGTTAGGTTCTGTCTTTTCGCCGATGGTCTTATTATCCACGTGATCCCAATGAATAGAGGATCAACTGACCACTTCCCGTTTTGGGTCGGAGCCTCTCAGTGTCTTTGGCTCCTGCTAGATGACGACGTTTATCAACAGTTCACTTCGCGTTAACCTTACCATCAAGCCTGGCGCCCATC is a genomic window of Ignavibacteriales bacterium containing:
- a CDS encoding LamG domain-containing protein, yielding MNKKTAFLALFLCCLFPIRNANAQSGLVAYFPFNGTADDASGNLNNGTATNATLVADRLGNANSAFSFDGTTSKVVIPNSASLAFPAGQDFTIELWLRCPSTIGNYAGLVVKAMADGEPGIPWFQFVLQDGKALFEVGNYSTGANTSIQGTTNLANNLWHRIAVVVARSTTTARIIVDGQIEKESSHALYGLSFTNTKNLVIGTERNNSRFFKGDLDEIRI
- the ltrA gene encoding group II intron reverse transcriptase/maturase, yielding MTAQVCNQATVCAPPTDVEWHEIDWAICYGNVRRLQARIVKATQGGRWGKVKALQHLLTHSFSGKAIAVRRVTENQGKNTPGVDKEVWSTPNSKTKAIQSLRRHGYKPQPLRRVYIPKANGKRRPLGIPTMKDRAMQALYLLALEPVAETTADHNSFGFRKERSCHDAIEQCFKALSMRSAAQWVMEGDIKGCFDNINHDWMSAHICTDKGLLRKWLKAGYIEDRKLFPTKAGTPQGGIISPVLANMTLDSLQSLLAKRFHGKNLYGTGKQRWVNPRVNFIRYADDFVITGESKELLENEVRPLVEAFLAERGLVLSKEKTKITHIDEGFDFLGQNIRKYKGKLLIRPSQRSVSGFKREIKAKVDELATATQITLIREVNPIIIGWTNYHRHACSGKTFKGIQHWLWQTTWRWAMRRHPLKTAQWVKDKYYHHNGRRDWNFGVPQSNNKYFNLMNTMDVKIIRHPWIHTSANPFDPKWEEYFEKRLDLKVRGSVVRQKKLVALWREQNGTCPVCQQKITGIVEWQDVVDWHSHHIIPKSEGGSDENSNRVLLHPNCHRQVHSQGITVVKPAPRKMGLRKA